One region of Fragaria vesca subsp. vesca linkage group LG4, FraVesHawaii_1.0, whole genome shotgun sequence genomic DNA includes:
- the LOC101309628 gene encoding uncharacterized protein LOC101309628: MEEIREAALAYYHNLPEDLQKLASAKFKEIDSNGNGTISLREFKNSMRSSFDNDSVIMKRSFKELDKNGDGKLDFNEYITLYYLLESGRLLIYCAGDGCEDDAPFLKGHYFTCVDCFHHNENETFDLCTSCYRNGKFAHEHTNFLDNHVLLRSKAACCDEAISEPSSSGSDSESNQVSRSGSQREQVNRSGSKRRAVFGAVKSGLSVAQAVGSVASDVASCSIM, translated from the exons ATGGAAGAAATACGTGAGGCAGCTTTAGCTTACTACCATAACTTGCCAGAGGATCTACAGAAGCTGGCATCTGCAAAATTCAAAGAAATTGATTCAAATGGTAATGGAACAATAAGCTTGAGGGAATTCAAGAACAGTATGCGAAGCTCTTTCGACAACGACTCCGTGATCATGAAGAGAAGCTTCAAGGAGCTGGACAAGAACGGAGACGGCAAGCTGGATTTCAACGAATACATCACTCTTTACTATCTTTTGGAGAGCGGTAGGCTGCTGATTTATTGTGCGGGAGATGGATGTGAGGACGACGCACCTTTTCTCAAGGGACACTATTTCACCTGCGTCGACTGCTTCCACCATAACGAAAATGAAACTTTCGATCTCTGCACCTCCTGCTACCGCAATGGAAAATTTGCTCATGAACACACCAACTTTTTGGATAATCATGTCTTACTTCGTTCCAAGGCTGCGTGTTGTGATGAAGCCATATCTGAG CCAAGCTCTTCAGGGTCTGATTCTGAGTCCAATCAAGTTAGTCGATCTGGTTCACAGAGAGAGCAAGTTAATCGATCTGGATCAAAGAGG AGGGCAGTATTTGGAGCAGTAAAATCTGGATTGAGCGTTGCGCAAGCAGTAGGAAGTGTTGCTTCTGATGTTGCTTCGTGCAGCATCATGTGA